DNA from Cotesia glomerata isolate CgM1 linkage group LG10, MPM_Cglom_v2.3, whole genome shotgun sequence:
gataaaatttacacgattagattaaataatgatgataataaatttataatcacttaataaaaataacagacAAAAACGATTATCATAGTTTCAATCGTgtagttaaattttgttttatttctttgaataagtagctacaattttatttttggtaacgtaaggaaatttttttctgtgttctTCGACAACttgcaataaatattgtttttgttcttCATTTCTCGTTAAGCAGTTGTTGTAGTCCTGGATTAATGCAACACCTCTTTCAGCGAGATCGTTGACAACTTTTAAGTCTGAAAACACAGATTTGCAATGTAgataatcttgatcaaatgCCCAGAGCTCTGGATCCTTGTCCATAAATTGATACGGTAATTGATACTGCTCAAACAAAAATAGAGATTGCTTGCTAGCAAAATCTTCGATGtttttcgataataataaGCTTACGTCTTtgacgataaatttttttgaattcgaAGCATTACTTTCTCGCGTTTTTATTGCAGTTACGGTTTGTCTCTTAGCATGTAAGGAAACTCTGTCATCAAACAAAGCTAACCCGACCAACTCTTCTGACAAGTACCATAAGTGTCTTGAAAATGTCACCGTTGCTGCTtcagacatttttttatggacaGAACGGAATTCATAAAGATTTTGATCAGATTCAAATCTTGATAGGATGACTTTATCGCAGAAGGTGCATTAAACCATGAAACCGTGTAGAAATTAACTAGAAATAAGCAGACATATCTCAGTCCATTTACTTCAGTTGCATTGACTTTAAactgtttttaaaaatgaagatttttaaaGCATATAGAGCCTTAGCCATCCATCTTGCATGATGATTTGGTCCTGGAGCTCTAAATTTGATCCCGTTTTTCGGAGTACCACCTAAGAATATTAACACTAATTCCAAAAGCTCTTTATAATCATCTCTGTCATGCTTTTTctggaatataaaaatgttcattaagttttagaaaattatttcaaaaattacgaTCAAATTATACATTACAACGAATAGTCATTTGTTATCTGAAAAAACCACTATGATCTAGTATTAAATCTCATGTCAGTTTTCAGTATTAGTTAAATTCGACTACTAGTCAAAAGTCTAAAGGagcaaatgaatttttttaattttttagtgataTTTGAAAGGCGGTACTTTCATCAATAACTGCTTGAACGAGagacaaaaaatagtattttgaaatgttgaGTTTTTAAACGGagatttctaaaattttttaggaggAAAAACGATCGggaaattcattaataatggTCTGAGCTGCATTCTGAccgaaaaaatatcatttttttttagttttatttcgATCCGCACGACGTTTGGTGGTCAAAtcgttgataattaaattaaaatcaatacaCTGATAAGAAAATTGACTTGAATCGAGAATAAAATCTTGAActattaaaactattttgaagaaaatgattttttttgattcaagagaaaaaattattgaccaaagaaaatttcttggcttaagaattttttctctagactcaagaaaatcagtTTTTTCAATATAGTTTTcatggttcaagattttttctatTGAGTCAAAAGTtcacttttttatcagtatagTTTTGTATTCTATTACAAGTatcttaacaataaattattaagaaaaaaaaattaaaagttaaaaatatccgTATGAGGAACTGGAAACTTGAAAATACCTTATTGATTCTTATGggtaaaactattttttatttaaatatactcgttcaaattcaattgaaatattcaaaaattcatatatttcttaaattttcttatttgtaTAGTGCTCTCAAACTATGACTTAAGAGTATACTTTTTAAAGTGAATGTGCgaacattaattaatagaaatgatcattataatttaaattaactacCTGCAGTTCAGTTACGATGAAACTAATTATTTCGTCTTTTTTACCGTGAacttctttatttataatggAATCTTGAATACCAGTCTCATACTTTGTTTGGTCTATGTTCTTCCAAGAGTTTTGGAACCGTACAAAAATCGGTACATTAGGAGAATTTGATCCTGGCCAAACAACTTCAACAACGCTTCTCAAAATCAACTCATATATGTGATGTCGACATGCCAAATATAGTAATGGCTTTTTTAGCATTTGTTCTAAGCGACTGCATGTTTCCTTTATCAGATCctacaataaaaatgattagaaaattaaataaaattcgatACCAATTGATACTTTCGagaatatcaaaaatttaagaatttcgTACACtaaagtattgaaaataagTCATACACCGTGTACGTGAAAGACATGGaccggaaaattttttcttagtatAATAaatagggtgtgccaaaattcaATCCCCATGagaaaccttttaaaattggaattttgagttctgcttttaacaggagctgtgtttgggcatttcctaagATATTCTGGATTGAGACAATTtacatgattttcatagaaCTTTTAACAGGAGCTTTGTTTGCTCATTTCCGCTGAAATTTCCGCATTTGAgccggaaatgcccaaacaaagctcctgttaaaagttctatgaaaatcatgtaAATTGTCTCAACtcaaaatatctcagaaaatTCCCAAACTcaactcctgttaaaagcaGAACTCAAAATTCAGGTTTCTGAAATGAactttggcacaccctaataaagtaataaactaattaattcaatttctaGTTTTAATCAAAGTGTATAGAGTAGAAAatcatcgaaaaaaattttccaaatatttGCTGATCTTTGAGACGGTCTATAGActtcaatcatttttaaaacgtCATCATAAGACTCTTCTAGAGAATTTCTTTCTCGTCTTTTTGACTTTATTTCAAACTCTGTTCGATTATTTGGTGCTAAGTTATCGTCGGTGAGAGTAAAAAAGTCTTTTTTGAGTTTAACAATCGATTTCTCAGAAAATAATGATCTCCGTAAGAGTAAAAAGAGGGTCTTGAAAACTACAAAATATTCTGTACAAGCGGTCAACGGAtgttaataaaagaattttt
Protein-coding regions in this window:
- the LOC123273327 gene encoding uncharacterized protein LOC123273327, producing MLKKPLLYLACRHHIYELILRSVVEVVWPGSNSPNVPIFVRFQNSWKNIDQTKYETGIQDSIINKEVHGKKDEIISFIVTELQKKHDRDDYKELLELVLIFLGGTPKNGIKFRAPGPNHHARWMAKALYALKIFIFKNSLKSMQLK